The Cynocephalus volans isolate mCynVol1 chromosome 5, mCynVol1.pri, whole genome shotgun sequence genomic sequence tttactttttggttCTCAAATTTCTGTTTGATCCTCTTTTATAGTTCCTATTTTTCCTATGTGTTCATTGATTATGatgatttttttacattcttgacTATATTTTCAATAGCTGCTTTAAAActcttgtctgctaattctaacattTGATCATTTTGGGATTAGTTTCCATAGATTGCCTTTTCTCTTCAGTATGAGTAATGTTTTTTCAATATCTTACTATATTTAGTAATTTTTGGATCACATCAGGAACATTGTTGGTAATTCATTGCAGAGATTCTGGAGTCTGTTATATTCttccaaagaaaatattgattttaaaaaaatgttagcaGAGAGTTACCCTACCTTGGCTCAAACTTTGTAATGTTTCCTCAGTGATGGGAAAAGAAACAGCTGAAATCTTCATGCATTTTGCTTAGCCTTAGCTGTACTGCTTGGAGTTACCCCATGCATGTGTAGTTCAGGGTATAGCCAGAGATTTAGGCAGAGCTTATACACAGAATTTTGGTCTTCCCCCCTCTTGCTTTCTCCTTTTTGAGATTTCCCTCCTCCCTTCAATTTCCAGCACTCTAAACTCTGTCCTCTGGTTTTCAAGGCAATAAAACTGAGGTATTCTGACTGCTAGCTGTTCTACATGGAATTGACTGGGTGCTGCCTTCACGCTAAAACccataaaaatgagaaatcaacCAACAGCATTTCTTCTAACCAGTGTTGGTCCACACTCCTATCCTCCAGTTCTGTCTGCTTTCGGTCACTCTCCAGTGTCTTTAGGTagttgtttttaacattttcagaaTTATATTTATCTACAGGATTAGTTTTGCAGAACCTCCtagtaattaatatttgttgtattttattaaacTAATTGATGGATTGGGTGAAAAATCCTCACATAgtcagtttgagaagcactgtctTAAGAGACTTTTAATGAATTCCTGTAACCAAAATCCCTGGAACCATCTATTTTCCAAACCCGACTCCTTAGAAAACCCTTCTATTCTCTGAGCCATCCACTATCTTTCTATTAAAttcatgttttttggttttgtttatgcTGGTGACAGCTCATTCTGTTGTATGCAAAGAATTGTGATTGATAGTGTTATCCacattttctacaatgaacatgcTTGTTCTAATATTGAAAAAGCAACAACTGTCGTTTACAAATAAAGAGATCACAGGGGAAGCTGTGAGGTGGAGATAGGTGAAAAGATGGCATCAGCTCAGCTTAGTGTCATGTGGCTGAAGTCATGTGATATCACAAAACCAATCTGGCAGACACTGTACTATATGTTTGACATTTACTAACAgttaaaattgtttcaaaataatgacATAGAATGTCCAAACCAAAAGAGTCCTTGAGGGTATTTCATTCAATTCCCTGCTTCGCTTTACAGATGAAGTACTTGAGGCCCAAAATTTGGCAGTGTTTTTTACCAAGGTTATAGAGTCAGAAAATGGTAGAGAGGAGAATCTATAtcaaagaatatttgaaacaCCAGTCTGCCCTTTACATTCATTTTTGGGTTTAGAATCAGTTATATAAATAGCacgttgttttttttgttttttgttttttgtttttataatggagctccaggggctggccagacactcagctggttagagtgcagtgttataacaccaaggtcaaggtgtataacctgtaccagccagctgccataaaagaaaaaaaaatttttttctaaggatAGGAACAGTACTGGCTTCATTCCAATGATTCTTTGATAAGCAGTGTAGTTACCTAACACATTTTAGAGCATCAGAAcccattttcaaaagaaatgtaCACAGATAATGGCAGAGCTACCCTATAGGAAGCAGCACTGAGGGGTGGAGTCCCACACACTCAGACCCTCCTTGTATCCCaagggaataaatttaacattaaTTTAGGGCTTGCTGTATTGGACACTactctttattccttttataaATTACCATGTTGCTGGTTTATAATTAGTTTATTTATAAACTTCAAGTATTATCTCTATCTTCAACAGTAAGTTTTGTTCTACAAACTCTGAGGCAGCCCTGTAGTGAGCAGCTACAGCACCCAAACAGTTCTGGGCAGCATCTTGTAGCAATAAAAACAAGTGATGGGAAACATTCTTAGGAAGACTTATGAAAACTTAGATGAAAATTATACACAACCCTCAAAATATATAAGCTATTGGCATAGGCTTCACACTTGGCTATACGTACAGTAACCTAGCCCCATTCTCCTtcacaaccttttttttttttttttttctttctgttaatgaaCTGGGTTTTGCAATTAAAGGCCTTACATGTTAACTTTACAAGCTACTACCAACAGCCTGTATTAATCTATTCCACTCTTATTCATCCATATAtttacttactttcttttttattgttttccctcTTACTAATTTCTCTTACTCCTTTGATTCCTCCTTTAATATAGTGGCATTCTTTAGCTACgattaatttttcttcagtatGTTTAAAACTACATACTCTAATAAATGAGGGTAAGACCTATATGTTCCTGAGCTGCAGCAGGatgatatttttagttttttctcctatttcttaGCACTCATTTCCATCCATTGgaaatacatttaatttctaCCCCCTAAAGTgggaacattttaaattttttctaattaaaagtgGTTTTGCTGAGTGCCCAAAGCTTCCAACCAACTTATGACACATTAATTTATGACAGTAGTTCTCAATATGACTTTTCTTCAAGTATGACATCTACCCTGATTCTTCTTTAAtctatttcattcaatgaattaatTCAGTCCACATTTGTTTAGTGCCTCCAATAAGTAAGTCACTGTACTAAGTGCTGGATggtttaagaaagaagaaaggtaatatttaagaaacttttcatatattttttataagaagTTCTTTATAAGGTAAACAACTACTTCACAGGCACAATGGCAAActctttaaacaacaaaaaaaggcatttattgagatgaaatATTAAGGTAGAGACCTGTGATATTTGAGTTAACAGAACAGATTATGAGCTGTTGGAAGGTAGAAACCAAGTCTGAGTTGGTTGGTACTATGCGGGGAACAAAAACATACTCTAAAAGGCATTAAATCATTCTTCCCCCACcctcaaatattttgtttagcaatgattattttccccatttacaTTTCCTAAATCTTTAACAAATTCCCCTTggggggagaggaaaaaaatctaatatgCTTAGCATATTAACTTTTATTAACTTTAGATGAGAGATGTCCTGAAACACTATTTACCACATTCTCTTCCGAAAATACAAGTGTGTTAAGGTAATTTCCAAAAAAGCCACGGAGGCATCCACGCCTTTGCCCAACTTACTCCTCCATGCTTAACCCCTCTTCTTCCGTGCTCACCTGTTTGGGACACCTTACTTTGTCCGTTTCAAAGGCTGCTACAAGGTTAAAGATTTCCACCTCATCCACACTCTGTAACCACATGTCACTTTGCAACTCCCCGTGGCCCTGAGCAGCAACAGCCAATCTTCTCATCCTTACAAACCCTAaggctactttaaaaaaaaaaaaaattatcaaaagctTAATTAACATTTGTATGAGTTACGGATGGAGAGGAGCGGGTTCACTTTGAAAATGAAACCGAAAGCATTTGAAAAGCCAAAAATGAAGTCTATCAATTTATGAAAATCCAAGTTTGTCTCTACTTTGGTTAACCatgtttttcttcacagcactccTGAGTCTGACATTATCTGTTCACAGTGCTGGCACATACCAAACGCTTAATACTTGCTGATTGGCTTGGTGACTTGACAGGAGAGGAAGTTAAAAGAAAGGGCTGATTGTAGTCAGCTTCGTTTCCTGCATTTGCTTTGGAAGTGGAAGTAAGGGAATGgccaattatttcaaaattaaacatGTTTCTTCCAGAAAACAATGGAGTTTTGGGGTTCTGGAATTCCATCCCTAACTCTGCCAAGTCCTGGACAGAACAACGCTGGATTTCTCAGACTACGTTTTTCACTTCTACAGTCCCAGGCTCTATCCCTGTATCAAGCACATTGTGTTTAAAATGCACTTAATGAATCCAGATTTGCGCAGGACTACGAATTCAGGGCACATTCTAGcgttagaaacaaaacaaaacaaaacttctttTAGGGCAGACTCTCCGACTACATTTACAAGCCGGGACCCTGGCCGAGGGTCCACTTCACTGACAAACTGCCAGGAAAGTCGGACGTGAGAAGTGCTCAGGACTAGTGAAAACGTGTAGGCGCTCTTTTCATGACAACAACAATGAGGATCACCCACAGAATGGCACATTCACGGACACTCGGAGTGACGTAACTTAGAGACAAAGTGTGCCCCCCAGGAAGGCTCAGTCTAGTGGAGTCGACAAGAAATGACAACGTGGTGTGGAAAGGGTTAAAATCCGTGTTCCGAAAGAGCCAGGACTCCCGGGGCGATACAGGACTACGAAGGCGTTTGGCTTTTCTCGCACTCCGTAGACTAAGCTCTCTGGGCTTTCGCAGGCCACGCCCCCGGCAGGGATGGAGGACGCAAGGCTACCCGCGTGTGCTTGTTTCGCGCGCCAATGACCGGCCTGGCAGAGACCGAAGATTCGCAGTACCCTTGCCTCCGATCCGCTTCAACCCGGAAACAGAAATTCTCGAGACCCGGCACCGCGAGAGCTACCTCTTTCGTGATAGGGATCGCACATGCGCACAGGGTGACCGAAAAAACCCTTAAATACCGTCTTGCGGCCGAGTGCGGCCTCTTTCCCTGCCGCCGCGGAGCTGCGCGGAGGCGGAATCTCGGGGTGAGTTGAGGCGGCCGACCAGCGGGTGCTGTGGTTGGTGGCTTGGTGTGTTCTGACTGCATTAGCATTGAGTATCTGGCTCTAAACCTAATACTTTAATCAGTCagtgtttttgtcttttagtgcGTTCAAGATTCGGCTTCACCCGTAACCCACCGCCATGGCCGAGGAAGGGTGAGTCCAGGAGCCGGGGCCGGGGTGCGGGTGAGGCGTGGGCCGGGAGCCGGCGGCGTGGGGCTGCGTCAGCCGTGGCGCCGTAAGCGCGCCTGTTCTGCATAAATGTATGCGGCTGCCGGGTCTAAGGCGTTAAATGGTGCCGGGATTTTAACCGATCGACCTGATCTGTGTTTCAGCATTGCTGCTGGAGGTGTAATGGACGTTAATACCGCTTTACAAGAGGTGCTGAAGACCGCCCTCATCCACGACGGCCTAGCACGTGGAATTCGCGAAGCTGCCAAAGCCTTAGACAAGTACGTGTATCAGTCTCAATACTGTGGGTTGTTGCAACCGGAACAAAACTACCGCCAAGGGAAGAAAGCGTGAAGTTCATGGTGTTAGCACAAAAGTTCTGAATGACATCCCTTCTACAGGAAACGTAGGAAAAGGTATTAGAACGCAGATCTAAATAGCCCACTTAAAATAAGTGGGTTGCTGCTTGTAACGGGAATAAGAACTTGATCCTTAAGTAAAACTACAGGGTTTGGATGATGACTTAAAGTGTCGGATACCCCTTCACTCCTTTTATGAGTGATACATAATAGTCTGACAAACCTGTAGGTTGTGGTAGTTTCGCACGATAAGAGATGGAGAGCCTCGTTTCATTTATCTGTTTGCAAGACGGACGTTAGGCTAAATTAATGGAATTTCAAGTTGATGTTTGTTACAGAAGCGTTTAGACTTTTACATGAATTTAGTAAATATAGTAGTTGTCAGAATTTATTTGAACTTGGAATACTTGTGAATACTCGTTTGTTTTAGTTTAGGTATAATGTTTGGGCTGATTATATTGGTAAGATAACTGCATACTTTAACTTACTAATTTGAtctgaatttaaatatatttttaagggtTTTCAAGTTAGATAAAATCAGTTTAATTCATTTTGTTGTAAACTGGCTAGTTGAATCCAGTGGAAAACAGCACTGCTTTTAGATGTAGTCCAGTAGATCTTTCTGTGAATCTTCTGCAATATTTATACCTTGGCAGTGCTGCACAGTATTCCTTGTCTAAGCTGGTAACAGTGTCTGAAATTATTTGATAGTTAATTTTTCACATAACAGAGGTCTTTGTGTGTGTAAGAGACTGGCTTACAAGAAAGCTTACCATGGTTTTGAGTACAAACTTAAGTTATTTTCCTTATGCAAATCTGGTGTTAGGAAAGATTTACTGAAGGTAAATGTTTCTGTAAGTGAATTCAATGTATGTGCTTTGTAATAGGTTTATCAGGCTGAAGCAGTTTTGTTCACATTTATGATGTGTTTTCCAGTGAATGTGCTGCTGATGTTTTGCCAGTGTAGCCAGTGAAAAGATAACACTTGTAAAGTGCAAGAGAGGTAGACTTACACCTGAATTTTACCTTCATTGTAAAAGGTAAGATTGTAGTTGCATTTTGCATTTCAGGCGCCAAGCCCATCTGTGTGTACTTGCATCCAATTGTGATGAACCTATGTACGTCAAGTTGGTGGAAGCCCTTTGTGCTGAACACCAGATCAACCTAATTAAGGTAAGTTACCCATCTAACTTAATTTGTGTGAGTGGTTAAGAGAAGCTCTAACTTAGTAGAAACTGGGCTGGTTTCTGGTCATTTGTTGGAATTAATGCTACTCATGGTGAGAATTTTCATACCAGGGCAAATTTTGCAAAGTCCCAAGCTTAATTGCTTTCTGCATGTGTAAACATTACATGGGGGTTTGACATTTTTGGCTTTATTAAagctaattattttattattattatttttttttttaaaaagatgaccggtaaggggatcttaacccttgacttggtgttgtcagcaccacgctcacccagtgagctaactggccatccctatatgggatccgaacccgtggccttggtgttatcagcaccacactctcccgagtgagccacaggccggccctattaAAGCTAattataaaagcattttataCTCGCAGAGCTAAATGCTAATTTTGATGttgataaagaacaaaaataaggTAGGGTGCTATAGGTAGGTGATCTTGGTGCTGTACATGATGACAACTGGCTCCCTCTACTGAACTGCTGTGAGGAAACTGCCATGTCACCCTTCTGACTGCAGCCACCTTTGGGTTTAATTTCTTGTCAGTAGCATTAATGCctattaatgtaattttttttcttattcccccAATAGGTTGATGACAACAAGAAACTAGGGGAATGGGTAGGCCTCTGTAAAATTGACAGAGAGGGAAAACCCCGTAAAGTGGTTGGTTGCAGTTGTGTAGTGGTTAAGGTAAGTCAGTATTTATCTTTGGGATGAAGGTTGTGCTAGGTAACCATGTATAATCCTGTATCAAAATAAGTTAGAGGACCTTTTTAAGGAAAAAGTGTGATTCTCAacaggtttaaaaatattttctgcatctcggaaaagaaaaataagcatacTTTAGAAGCCAGCCATTGAATCTGCTTACCTGAAAGTGTTTCTGCAGAAATTTAGAGAAAGCTGGCAATAGTAAAGCCATGTTACGAGCCTTAAAGATATTGAAGTCATTAAGGTCCCTGAAAATGGCTACAATAATTTTTAGTGATGAGAAGAATTTTCATAAGACCTAGCTAATTATTAAATCTTATTAACTAGTGTTACATATGAACTTAGAGATTTCTAAACGTTAATAAGAAActgcatgtaattttttttaaggacTATGGCAAAGAATCTCAGGCCAAGGATGTCATCGAAGAGTACTTCAAGTGCAAGAAGTGAACAAATAAAAAGTTTGGCTTATGTTCCTCATCTCTGGCTTTTTATTTGGGGCAGTAAAATAAGGT encodes the following:
- the RPS12 gene encoding small ribosomal subunit protein eS12 — protein: MAEEGIAAGGVMDVNTALQEVLKTALIHDGLARGIREAAKALDKRQAHLCVLASNCDEPMYVKLVEALCAEHQINLIKVDDNKKLGEWVGLCKIDREGKPRKVVGCSCVVVKDYGKESQAKDVIEEYFKCKK